The nucleotide sequence ACATTCTGGCAGAGGTCAGCAGACCAAAACCGGGGTTCTAGTCCTAAGCCTCTTgttaactagctgtgtgaccttagggaaGGAAGTCCATTTCCCTCTCTGGATTCGAATCCTacttggaaaaaatgaaatgtttggaTAAAGTAGAATCAAAGAGCCTTCTGCCTTTGACATTCTGCAGAGCACTAATGAATTCTAGGGCTTATGTTTATATGCAATAAAATGATCTGATCTGTAATCTTCTCTTCCCACAGAACAGATACTTTTATCTACTTTTACAAAAGGGTTGTTGAAACTGAAGATTtgtcgcctttttttttttttataaaatcacaaGAATTAATCTGGTGTTTATATAAGGCTTATATAAGGCAAAATTAAGTGTTCAAAAAACCTAGAACATGAAAGATAGTTGAagagacacaaaataaaaagggaaaaagggtaGCGGTTGAGTGAAATTTTTCATAGAAACTTAAAATAACACTCTAAaccaacaggttttttttttttttttcttctctacagGAAAAAACTCTCTTATCAGCCTTTCACCCTTGGAAATCCCCACCACAAACACCATAAACTGCAGGTTTCCATTAACTTTAATAAATTATGCACTGccttatgaaaacaaaaacattaattctctctctctcgctgacTCCTCTTGTTTTAGAGTGTCTCATTTTATACTATCTCCCAATGTTTCAGACTCTGCATTTATGAGATTctgaaattacaaaaagaaaagaattgagggacacctgggtggctcagcggtttagcgccgccttcagcccagggtgtgatcctggagtcctgggatcgagtcccacatcgggctccctgcatggagcctgcttctccctctgcctgtgtctctgcatgaataaataaaatctttaaaaaaaaaaaaaaaaagaattgaaagcatcAGTTTGAAAatctatccattcatcccatGATTCATTCACTATTTTAATTAAACCTTCTTGAACATCTAACATACATGAGACACTGTGATAGACATTgtagagacagagaaaatctATAGTCTATAAGGACAGAATGacatgacatatttatttattttattttattttttattttttttaaaacattttatttatttattcatgaaagacacatacacacacacagagagagagagagaggaagagagagagagagagaggcagagacacaggcagaggcagaagcaggatccatgcagggagcccgatgtgggactcaatcccgggcctccaggatcacaccctgggctgaaggcggcgctaaatcactgagccaccggggctgcccgacatGACATATTTATAAGTACAGATCACCTGTATGCTACCTATAGTGTTTGAGACATAGCAAGAGTATAACAAAGAAAATACTATCTAATTAGTGAATATACTGGACTATCTCAGAGTCTCTTACTGCAGTAGCTGGCCTGAGGAGTGCTATCAATAGAAAAGAGATTGTCCTCGTTAACACGGATTGGAACAAGTGTGTGTACTTGAGACTTCTTTCTCTAGTTTTGCCATCAGCTGCAGTGAGTGCATAAACATTTTCCACATTTCCTCTCATCAACCCTTCCTCTTAATTTAGACATAATTAGCCATGAAATGATCTTAGCAAATGAAAAGCAGAAGCATCCAGCTTAATGTCCAACTACAAGAAAATGACACACATCCCGAAGTGTCCTAAAATACCAGcacacaacaaacaaaacacattgTTGCCATCCTTACTTACCATCTTCCTGTGTCCCTCCCAAATTgctattaaaaaatcatttgtttccttgtctgtatgTCCTATAACTCACCTCTGTCCTGGTTCCGACGACGTTTCCAGTATAATAAGATTGAGATTAAGACCAGAAGAATTACCAGGGAAACAATACTTAACAACAGCggaacagaaaaccaaaaacctataGATGGTGAaggggggagaaaggagaaacaaagtcATAAGTGGAAACTGTGAGGCAAAAAGTGATAAAGCAACTCTTGTGATGAGTTTTTCCTTAAATTGAGCTTTCAATGAAAATTATCCTTGAATATATACCAACTGAGATCTCTGTTAGTGGTTCCACATTATTTCAATAACAACCAGTTAATAATAGTCTAACTACATGTTTTATGTGGTTACTATCTCATAAGAGCTTTGAACATGTAACTTCATTTAATACTCAAGACAGCCCAAGAGTTAGGTATTATCACCTcacataaaaaaacaacaacagaacaaaaaaactgaggctcagagaagctaaggAAGCCCCAAATCAGCATCTTAAGTGTTAGAACTAAGGCTTGCTCAGGGATCAGTTTGCCTCCAAAGCACACATTCTTTGCCATACAGTCcattaaagtaatatatttattgagGAAGCTGtggaaaatatagagaaatatgaaggaaaaaaaccgCGAATTTCAGGATTCCAACCCCAGGAGTAACTCATCTcaatgtttttattgtatttcttctAACCTATGTCTTTGTTATTAAATCTCTTTCCAACAGTCAATAAATGCGGCTCCTCAGTGTCACTCTGCACTACTAAGGCAGGGGGAGAGTTTCCTGATTCAGGAGTTTCCAGCATCTTCCCCATACTTCTATAAAGGGATTTGCACATCACAATTCAATGGAGCACCTTCAGACAGAGAGACGTGTCTAACTTCCATACTTCCAGTGCTTAATATGCTTGAAGCATCGAAGACTTTCAGCGATGTTCACAGAAcaaacatgggacacctgggtggctcagcggttgaacatctgccttcagctctgggtgtgatcccagggtcctgggatcgagtcccgcattgggctctccagagggagcctgcttctccctctgcctgtgtctctgcctctttctttgtgtctctcatgaatgaatgaatgaataaataaataaataaataaataaataaataaataaataaaatctttaaaaagaatttacaaaCTATGGAAGTTGAGTTTGGCATTCTTGGAAAAGAAGACATGTGCCTTTTCAGGTGTTTGTTTTCTGGGGAGATTTACCCTCTGCCTTGGCTGAAAATGAGGATCTCTTCACAGATGTCCAAATCTAACCCTGCAAATCTCTTGACTAAATTTACCTAAATGTCGACTTTTTGATTAGTCTGTTTTTTTtcaaggaccccccccccccaaatgacAACCGGAAATGTTCCCTAGAAGCTACACACCAATAAGGCATGCAGGGGAAACCAATAAGGCATACAGGGGAAACTTTTTCTAGGCTTCATTGCTTAAAATgctccctggggaaaaaaaaaaaaaaaaaagcaccaataTCTTTTTAGGAGGCTTATTACGGAGAGCCTCACCCAGACCTAGTGCTTCCAAATCACACAGATCAAAACTGTGGCTATTCCAAAAGCATCCTGCCTAAAACTGCCACTCCCTTTAGTTTCCTGCCCACAACACTCATTTCTTGTATCCATGAGGCCCAGAGACAGCAGCTTAAAGAGAAACACAAGAAAGCAAAAGGGGTCTTGCGCAGGAGGCAGTCTGTTTCAAAGGGATGCGGAAGACATCGTCAGGTCAATCCCTTTCTTAAAAGCTCAGTGGCCCCTCTTCCACAGTGTAGATTATGCAAAGCCTTCCTCATAGatgtcacctcttccaggaaatGCTCGTGGATCCCTCTAGACTGAGCTGATGCTCTCCTCCCAAACCCTCAGTCGTCCCGGGGGTGCACCAGTGTGTACCGTAGCTTTCTTATCGCACACAGTGGTATAACTGCCCATTCTGTGCTCCCATTCTGGGATAGGAGCTTTGTGAGCCTAGGGCCTGAGTCTCGCTTACTGTGCCAGTTCAAGAGTCCCAAAGCTTGCGACAGTAGACACTCTGGAAGTGTCAGCAGCAtgggaaacaacaacaacgacaaaaatGCATGGGTGGATCTCAGCAGAAGTATTTGGTATGTGGCCAACCTACCACACTTACTAAGTAAAACTTTCTcaactctgtttttctttccttacttacTCCATTCTCTCCCTCGAGCTCCTCTGCTAAGTGGCCAAGAGGCTTTGCAGAACATTCAGCACCTTCCAGGTGCTGATGGCAGACGCACCCACAGCCATCTTTGCCCACCTTCTCTTACCTTTATCCACAGTCTGCCTGAGGCTGGTCACTGTCCCCAGGTGCAGAACCTGGCAAACCACTTCCTTCCCCACTTGTCTCTTGGGATCTTTGACGTGGAGGACGCTTATGACTGATGTGGTCCCATTGGGGTGCAAGAGAACCTCAGTACTGTTTTCAATCCCTGACCCAGCGACCTTCCAGGAGATCACAGGTGCTGGGCGGGCATTGGCAAAGCACGTGATATTTAGCTGGTCTTCGAAGAAGTTGTAGTGAAGAAACACTGTGGGCTGTActgggacaaaaaaaaatgatggtcTACCATGAATTAAGCACCACATGCTCCTCAGAGGCTGAAGGAAGATCTTTACAGAAAGACACTGGTGAGGGGGAGGCCTCAAGGGATAAGGTGGCCCATCCGACTTGAACTGGGCCTTCTCGGTTCTTCCTGTGTCTAAGCAATCGCCTGGCCAGAGGGATGGAAACTGGCCTAGTACAACCCTGTAACAAGAAAAATCCTCTCTGTAGTTTGTCTGCAGGGGAATTAGCTCAATGGACAGAGGGGGTCTTCTTTCCCAAACAGTCTAGAGCCTACTTATTCTGTTCTCCTTTTCCATGGGCAAGGCAGCCATCTCTGACTTCTTCTGGGTATCCCTCTCATAGTCTGACAATGGTCAGCGCTTCCAGACAGGTAGCCTGTGCTTCTCGGAAGCCCCAGGGCAGCTTCAGAACAGAGCCCGTGGATGGGCTGCTGCTCAGAAGTGGGCCTTGGTCTGCTTGGAGCTGGACCAGGGAATGAGATGCAATGGAGGAGACTTGAAAAGTCCCCACTCAGAATTATctatagaaaatgtaaattagaaaTTCACTGCTGATAACCAGAAAGTCACAGAATGACAGCTGGAAGGACCTTGGGGATCACCTTATGGAGTTAAGAGGAAAATAACGAGCTTATGAGAAAAGGATATTACGTTAGTTCAGCTGCAACCCTGTTCCCTTTCAAAAGTCCCTTGACTAGCGAAGTCATTATCAGTGTGTACTTTCAATGTGTAGTTTATCTCTGCTAAGCAAATGCAAGCCAGCTTTCCTGTGGTTGCTCTGGAGCCTACAAGATAACTAAAGGGCAGGAGCTAAATGAAAGCCTGGTCTGTGCTTAGAGGTTCAAGAGGCAGGTAGGTGGCAGTGGGCTGGAGGAAATACAGAGCCAAAGGACTGTGGCTTTTTTCCATGAGATTACTAAAGTCACTGGGCTTGAGGGGAAGACAGATAAAAGTGAAGAAAGGCGAGTATGGTTGGCATGGAGACTGGGTGTCAGGGCTCTCTGGTATATCAAGAGATGACTTCCATGAAAGCTCTAAGGTGTGGCTGGAAAGGCTCAGTGTGGAAAAGAACTGGGTTACTAGCCAGAAGACGCAGGGGAACCTGGTTTTCAGgcaaaaaataatacaaaaggtTATAAGTAAAGGAGGGGcagtagaaaagagaaagatgaggagaaaaaaaagaagaaaggagaaaagaaaaggtaacagATGGGAAGCTAGGggggctaagtggttgagcacctgcctgtggctcaggggtcctagaatggagtcctgcttctccctctgcctatgtctctgactctctctctgtgtctctcatgaataagtaaataaaatctcaaaaattttaaaaaagtaacagaaatgagtaaaacatgacataagaagaaaaaagaaaagtgaagaggtaggaggaaggatgaaaggaaagaagggaagactggaagggaagatggggaaagacaaagagagacaaaGTCTCTTTGTcttcaaagagacaaagaaaacaaaagaattagaGTCAAGAAGAAAACCTGAGGTAATATCCTGCAGAGAGGACTCTTCATAGGCAAAATAAGCAAGAGAAACCTTTTTCCAGTGTTGCCATCCCCCCCTCTGCACTCTTGTCTACTGAGCCTCCTCTTACCCATGTCCAATATTCTTGGTGGGCTCGCACTCTCACTTTCACACTCCTGATAACTCTGTCtacatttctctttcccttctaaAACACTCACCAGCTGTGCCATGGTCCAAAGTTGCCCCTTACTCCCACTTCTCAGTTCCCAATCTCAGCTATGTGTcagttaaaagtaaaagaatctTCTCAAACTAAGCCTCTTGGATTGTAAAAGAATGCTTATTATCCAGTTAAATCCCTAGTTGGCATCAGGTTATGAAGAGCCTCTGCCATATGTCCCCTTATCAATCCCGAGAGAATTTTGGTGAGACAAAATGAGAGGGACCACTGTAATTGGCTCCAGGTGAGCCCAATCTGGCCAACATGTTAGATCCAAAAATGGTAAAGCTGTTAGAGATCCCACACATGATCTATCAGATAAATAAACTCTGGTTCAGAGCGGACAGGACTCTTCCAAGGCCACGTGATGGCTAATGGCAACGCTAGGTCTGAATCACATCACATTTACGGAGAACCCATCATCCTCACCATGGTACTTAATTTACTCTTGCTGACAACATGATTTCTCAGAGCAAAGGTCCCTCCACGCAGAGATTCAATGTAGCCCCCGTGAACTTTCCAAAACAACCACAAGCACGGTCATAGCAGACATGAAAGGCTAAGCATCTTCTCATGAACCTTTCTGAGGTTAGGATCCTGAAAAACTAGGCCTACCACCACGTTCCGAACATTGTGGAGCATAACACGTCTAGCCAGAGACAATGTATTCTCGGAGATCCTCACCAGAGAGGGTGAGGCAGGCTGTTCCCGAGATCTTCCCAGAACCAAAAGTGTTGAAGAGGCACTTGTAACACCCTTCATCCTCCAGGGTGGTATTCCAGAAGGTAATGGTTGAGTTCTTGAGCTCCAGCTGGGTGACATTTATCTTGTCCTTGTAGGCAGGCTGGACCACGACCCCATGATTCTTGCTGAAGGTGACCATGTTTTCCAGGCTCACAGGCTTGACTTTTTGCCATGTCACTATCAAGACTTCCTCGGGATTTTGCAGAGAGCATCTTAAGGAAGCGGGTGTATTCAGCAGCCTTTTTTCGTCTTGGGTCACCACTTACATGGAATcataaaagaacatttatattttaaaatttaatacatgACATACAtacttttctgattaaaaaatgcaTGTTCAAAGTTCAACATAGAAAAGATAGTGGATAGTGCAAAAAAAACATTTACCTACATGCCTGACGCTGCTAGAGAAATGTAGGTTCAAATATGTTTAGTCGGTCTTTAAGAgtaacaaagtaaaaaaacaaaaacaaacaaagaaaaaaaacaagaaagtaaaCTCTCAGTGACTAGAAGTTGTGTGAAGAACCCCTGTAAACTGGAAGTAGGTAGAATGAGGTTGGAGATGAAGACTGCCAGAGAGAACAGAAGCATCACCAAGAGGGCTCATGCCCAGAGGGGTAGAAGCAAGAAAGGGCCCATGGACAATTGGCAGAGTGATTAGTTTAAGTGCAGATGTAGCAGCTCTTCACACTCTACACATACACTCTACAGAGGGGGCGTCTGCCTCCAGAGAGCAGTGGTGAACACAGGGACATAAGGAAGAAAAGtgtaacaataaaatataaaactatgggcaacccaggtggctcagcggttgagcatctgccttcagctcagggcatgatcctggagacctgggatcaagtctggagacctgggatcgagtcccatgtcgggctccctgaatggagcctgcttctccctctgcctgtgtctctgcctctctctctgtgtctctcatgaataagtaaataaaatctttaaatatatatatatatatatatatatatatatatatatatatatacacatatatatgaaaataatatgcTTTAGGAACCCTgcacaggaccagatggctttgaCAACCAGTAACAGTCTACCCATTCCCACATTTTTACTTAATGCAGTGAAGAATATAAGGCGTGATAGTAATTTCTTCCCCCTCCAATGCTTGCTGTTCATACTGATACAACAGATGATTCAGTGGGAAATCTTAATATAATTAGGCAGACATTTGAGAAAGCTGACACAACGAAAGAAGAAAAAGCCTCTACAAACCCAAGAATACCTACCAAATGAATAAAGTTACCATAAATTGATAAACACTTTGATACGAGTAAATGCAATATCTCAAGTGTAAAAAGAAGCCAGCATTGTAAATAGTAGAAAGTAGAGTTGCAGAAAGTgacaaatataaaatcttaatgaTTTGGCTGACTTAGTAGACTGGACGTCACTGAAGAGTAAACTAAGTAGGAAAAGCAGGTCATGGAATTCTTCCAGAATGTAGCACAAAGAgataaagatatggaaaaaaaattaaagaaaaattcaaagaccTGGGATGTTCTGGCATCAGACCGTTGAGACTTACAAGAAGGCAAAAGGAAGAATGGGAGACAAAAGCACTGTAAGggacaaaatgtatttttcaaaataataaaaggagcaatctaaaataagatatattcATTATAAGCCTTTAtgatgggaagcctgggtggctcagtcagttaagcatccacctcttaattttagctcaagtcatggcctcagggtcatgggattgagccccacgttgggctccaggctcagcgaggagtctgcttgagatttcctctccctctccctgccatgttctctctcactctctctctcaaataagtaaataaatccctAACAAACAAAGGTTTATGTGTCTAACAAcctaagtgaaaaatataaaaggccatagaattgcaaagaaaaaattttaaatgcacaatGATAATGGGAGAGTTTTTCGATAGTTTGCTCAGGGATTTTCAATTCCGTATATTAGATGCtacatataaagcaaaaaagtCAAATATAAGAATGAGAAGATTTGAAAAGTGAGGATTTATACATAAATCATTACATATATGTTTaggttttatatatgtgtgtgtatataggaATGTATTTATAAACTTTTACCCAAAGAGAACATATAATCTTTATAAATATTCCCCTAGATTGAACTTGAAATAGTGTAAGAAAAGCTCTTACCCTATGACCTTGAACACTGTCCTCAACGCAATCAACAAAAAATTTGCATACTTCTTTGAACTCTAACTATACCAGATACCATAGCAAGAATAACCAATTCCATCAATTACTATAAAAGACAAGGAGATATAATGTATTAAAATCCATAGAAATTAATAAAGCcattttcagaggaaaatattCAATCCTAAGGAAGCAAGAATGATGGAAAAAATGAATGCACACATATATCCAAACATCTCACTCCCCCAAAAGATAAAAGGAGTGAATTAACATAGATAAAGGCACAAATTAATGAAATGGTACACAACATGTAGACCTAATCAAAAATaccaaaatctgttttttttttttaaatgaataacatAGAGAAAACGTTAGCTAgtgtgattagaaaaaaaaagaagcacaaacaaataaacaatatccTCTCAATGGCGCTTCCACAACGTCAGGGATGAGAAGGTAGGCAGAGCAAGAGATACAAATTGAAGCCACGAGTGCCACGGAAGTATAGTTTTCGGGAGGTGTACTCTTGGTAGATGTGAAAAGTTCTAGAGTCTATACCTGTTGTTGGGGTTTTCTGAAGGTTTGTTGAGATTTTGCAGAGCAGAGATTTGAAGAAATTGCTGCTCTTAGAATGGAGAGTAGAAAAGGAACCAGAGCTAGGGTTTTCACTTCTTAGGTGATTGTCCTACTTGACAATGGAAGAAATAATTTAGTGGAAAGTTTACAATTCTTGGATGCTTCTATGGAATTCCATTtagattccattccattctcccccacccctcgcTCCCCACCAGTCGGTTGGTAAAGGCTCTGCCGTGGATGGTGTGAAGCCTGCCCTGTCTCTACCCGTGAAGGCTGACGGAGAGCAACATCACATGCAAGGTGATAAAAGGTCAGTGGCAAAGTGAGGGGTGGCTTCCCCTGGAACAGAGAAAGGCCTGGCACAATTAGGAAACTCAACAGATAAGTGGACAGCACAGGCATATGCTTTATATAATAGACCGTGAACCTATGTAACctctctatttcattattttccattgttttctgcAAAAGAGGGGTACACCCAATTTAAAGGTTTACTGCCAGCTTATCTTCCAAGAAGGGTATGTTCATCCATCCTCCCCAAGCATTTCCAAATCTTTATAAACATAGAGAATTACATTtagataatatttcttttttttaacttaaataatatttcaaacttATTTGATTTGACAGGTGAAAGACATCTTAATCGAGAAAGATATCTTAATCGAAATGAATTTTTTCATGTCTGGTTTTAGCTATGGAAACAGTTTCTAAATATTCAAAGTGTTTTTccactttgaaaacaaaaaatgtggaAAGCAGAAAGAACCACTCCCATTCCTCCAAGCAAATTACATGTTTAAATAATTCATGCAGACAAATGAAGTAGCATAGCACAAAACAACAGTAGCCAGATGTCTGTCTCCTCTCCAGAAATTATGCTTTCTGGACTCCAGGCAGGGGAACTGGTATCTTTTTACCTTGCGCCCTGCATAGCATCACTCTTGCCAAGAGCCAAATCAGTCCACAGGTAGACAGTTGACAGAAGAGCCTCCTGAACACCTGAAGACAGAAAGCAAAGCACAGAAATGGGCATTTGCATGTGGATCAGAAGCTAAGGAAGCTTCGGTCTCAGGGCTACTTGAGGGAAATGCTGCAGCTGACGTTTTAACCACCAGATGACTTTGGTTTTGTGGATGCAGAACCAGAGACtataatggaagaaataaaggagTGTGCTCAGGATGTGGGAAGAGAAAAGCATGACTCCTCTGTAATGGCAATCCCTAGCAATTTGAGGTCTTGATTTAGGGCCATTATTGTCTAGGGCAAGGCCTCAAAGATGGGGGATGGCTGGGGGAACAAATTGCcctaaaaacacagagaaaacacaGAGGCTATAAATGCTAAAGAGCACCCACTTCCCAAATAATCCACATCTGTTAACATTAAAGACATAATTCAGGGGCAACCACTTTCCAGAAAGATAATGACTGCCTTGACCTTCGCCAAAGTAGATTCTCCTGCAAGTTCTGCAAACTTTATGTGAAtcactccttttaaaaaatagtaatgtcCAGGGGcgcagctggttaagcatccaacctttgctttcagctcaggtcatgatctcaaggtccagggatcaagccctgtctcaggctccgcacttagcacagagtctgcttgagattctctctccctctccctctgtccctcccacttgtgctcattcattctctctctctctctctctctcaagtaaataaataaatattttttaaaagtagtatttatttatttatttatttatttatttatttatttatttaattgctttattttcacaTGTCTGGGCAGAAATCCTTGGTATTCTTACATGGTAACATTTAATGCTATTCTGGGTATCATTTATTACAAAATGAGAGGATGGGAAGCAGATAAATTAACTTCTCTCTATAGTGGCCCCCATGGATCCATTTACTTGGTCTTCGTGCATGTGTTCATGAGGGTAGAGGCAAGAAACAGAACTTTTCCCTATAGTTCTCTATGATAGAGATGTGGAAGAAATGTGggtttctctgtatttttctttaactgaATTTCATATTGTCATTTCAGCTATAGAGGTAGAGACTTCATTTCAGCCAATATCTCATAATCTCTGTCAGTTGAGCCCCTACCACTTCAGCACCTCATAATTGTCCCAATCTCTGGCACTGCATCTCCAGGCTTAGAGGCTCACACATTGCCAAGCCATGGCACAGGGCTACTAACCCTTGGTTGCAACCATCTATCCACAGTAGAAGTCCCTGAGACAGCTGCGTTCCCCTCCAGTCATATGGTCCGTATATCAGTGTTACTATCTTAGGCACTGTATTAAGTGGTTTAAATGCTTAATTCTCATAGTAACCCAATGaaataacagtatttatttatttagcgcTTACTTACGTCACTCACTAGTCTTGGGCACATTTGTGCAATTAAACCTTGGGTTTATACAAAGTgtcttctcttactctcttttgttttgattccatGCTCCCAGGTCCTCTCTGTGTTAGGCCAAGGAAAAATCTACAAGCTTTCTCTGCCTAGACCCCCATGTATCTACCCATCTCCAATTTATGCTTTCCTTGTCATGATGAGAAGGCCGGTCTCTTCCCACAgtcgtcccccaccccccccccaggaaaGCAAGGTGCAGGTGTTTTCCATTCTTGGATTTCAACACCTCCTTGTACGTTCTATTTACCAGCCTCCTGAACTCCCTCCCCATTCACAGAGACCGGGCACAGGGCTGCCTTTTCAGAACACAAGATCGTGTCtgaattcagattttatttagtccCTCTTTGCTCTCCCAGCCTAGAAAATACTTATTTCCCTTAGGATCAAGAAAGCTGGTTTCTCCATTCCCTGCATTCTTCCCCTCTGGAATAATGTATGTCCTTGGGTTTTCCAGCATTTAGGCTTTAAGGCTCAAGTGCTCAGGCTCTTGGCTTCCGAAACTAAAAAGCTTTCTTTGGCACTTGAACtccatgccattttttttttttaaccatatgcCCCTCTCTCACATGGAAACCCAAATCCTAGCAAAGATGATGAGGAATGCAGAACGGATTGGCTCTCATAGTGAAAATCTGTGTTTTAGGATAACAGAGAAAGCAGATGCACACCTAAACACGCTGGGTAGGCTGGGAgcaaagaatttttaagaaagaaaaggaaaacaccgaggctccttccacagtttggctatcgtggccattgctgctataaacatcggggtgcaggtgtcccggcgtttcattgcatttgtatctttgagggtattatgctgagtgaagtaagtcagtcggagaaggacaaacattatatgttctcattcatttggggaatataaataatagtgaaagggaatataagggaagggagaagaaatgtgtgggaaatatcagaaagggagacagaacgtaaagactgctaactctgggaaacgaactaggggtggtagaaggggaggagggcggggggtgggagtgaatgggtgacgggcactgggggttattctgtatgttagtaaattgaacaccaataaaaaataaattaaaaaaataaatatgcacctcaaaaaaaaaaataaataccctcagttccaaaaaaaaaaaaaaagaaagaaaaagaaaacacaacgaTGGTGGAAGGGAATTAGAAGGAAAGCCTtgctattaaatatatacataattattgtGGTTGATGAGCCGGAGTTAGCACAAATACCAGATGTGTGGGCTCCGACAAACGACTTCACCTCTCCAAGatgcaagcaaaaataaaatcaccaatcCTTCTGTTAAAAAAGACTAAACAAGACAGCACATGATATGCACCCAAGACTAGTGAGTGATGTAAGTAAGCGCTAAATAAATACTATTGTTATTTCATTGGGTTACTATGAGAATTAAGCATTTAACCCA is from Canis lupus baileyi chromosome 35, mCanLup2.hap1, whole genome shotgun sequence and encodes:
- the CD200 gene encoding OX-2 membrane glycoprotein isoform X3, which encodes MRLRAMGSGFAPRNSGEEAWIGAVTCQGASRQVFRRLFCQLSTCGLIWLLARVMLCRAQVVTQDEKRLLNTPASLRCSLQNPEEVLIVTWQKVKPVSLENMVTFSKNHGVVVQPAYKDKINVTQLELKNSTITFWNTTLEDEGCYKCLFNTFGSGKISGTACLTLSVQPTVFLHYNFFEDQLNITCFANARPAPVISWKVAGSGIENSTEVLLHPNGTTSVISVLHVKDPKRQVGKEVVCQVLHLGTVTSLRQTVDKGFWFSVPLLLSIVSLVILLVLISILLYWKRRRNQDRGEL
- the CD200 gene encoding OX-2 membrane glycoprotein isoform X2, with product MDRSSYLPGGQPPVVTQDEKRLLNTPASLRCSLQNPEEVLIVTWQKVKPVSLENMVTFSKNHGVVVQPAYKDKINVTQLELKNSTITFWNTTLEDEGCYKCLFNTFGSGKISGTACLTLSVQPTVFLHYNFFEDQLNITCFANARPAPVISWKVAGSGIENSTEVLLHPNGTTSVISVLHVKDPKRQVGKEVVCQVLHLGTVTSLRQTVDKGFWFSVPLLLSIVSLVILLVLISILLYWKRRRNQDRDFIYLFMRNTERGRERQRHRQREKQAPCREPHVGLDPGSPGSHPGLKAALNH
- the CD200 gene encoding OX-2 membrane glycoprotein isoform X7, whose amino-acid sequence is MSPSWSSRTQPLPSGIPPWRMKGVTSASSTLLVLGRSREQPASPSLPTVFLHYNFFEDQLNITCFANARPAPVISWKVAGSGIENSTEVLLHPNGTTSVISVLHVKDPKRQVGKEVVCQVLHLGTVTSLRQTVDKGFWFSVPLLLSIVSLVILLVLISILLYWKRRRNQDRDFIYLFMRNTERGRERQRHRQREKQAPCREPHVGLDPGSPGSHPGLKAALNH
- the CD200 gene encoding OX-2 membrane glycoprotein isoform X9, producing MSPSWSSRTQPLPSGIPPWRMKGVTSASSTLLVLGRSREQPASPSLPTVFLHYNFFEDQLNITCFANARPAPVISWKVAGSGIENSTEVLLHPNGTTSVISVLHVKDPKRQVGKEVVCQVLHLGTVTSLRQTVDKGFWFSVPLLLSIVSLVILLVLISILLYWKRRRNQDREP
- the CD200 gene encoding OX-2 membrane glycoprotein isoform X4; its protein translation is MRLRAMGSGFAPRNSGEEAWIGAVTCQGASRQVFRRLFCQLSTCGLIWLLARVMLCRAQVVTQDEKRLLNTPASLRCSLQNPEEVLIVTWQKVKPVSLENMVTFSKNHGVVVQPAYKDKINVTQLELKNSTITFWNTTLEDEGCYKCLFNTFGSGKISGTACLTLSVQPTVFLHYNFFEDQLNITCFANARPAPVISWKVAGSGIENSTEVLLHPNGTTSVISVLHVKDPKRQVGKEVVCQVLHLGTVTSLRQTVDKGFWFSVPLLLSIVSLVILLVLISILLYWKRRRNQDREP
- the CD200 gene encoding OX-2 membrane glycoprotein isoform X1 is translated as MRLRAMGSGFAPRNSGEEAWIGAVTCQGASRQVFRRLFCQLSTCGLIWLLARVMLCRAQVVTQDEKRLLNTPASLRCSLQNPEEVLIVTWQKVKPVSLENMVTFSKNHGVVVQPAYKDKINVTQLELKNSTITFWNTTLEDEGCYKCLFNTFGSGKISGTACLTLSVQPTVFLHYNFFEDQLNITCFANARPAPVISWKVAGSGIENSTEVLLHPNGTTSVISVLHVKDPKRQVGKEVVCQVLHLGTVTSLRQTVDKGFWFSVPLLLSIVSLVILLVLISILLYWKRRRNQDRDFIYLFMRNTERGRERQRHRQREKQAPCREPHVGLDPGSPGSHPGLKAALNH